One genomic window of Quercus lobata isolate SW786 chromosome 9, ValleyOak3.0 Primary Assembly, whole genome shotgun sequence includes the following:
- the LOC115961032 gene encoding pre-mRNA cleavage factor Im 25 kDa subunit 2 gives MVTSSVVNTYPLSSYTFGTKEPKMEKDTSVADRLARMKVNYMKEGMRTSVEGILLVQEHNHPHILLLQIGNTFCKLPGGRLKPGENEIEGLKRKLTSKLGATVPALVPDWQIGECVAVWWRPNFETIMYPYCPPHITKPKECKKLFIVHLSEREYFAVPKNLKLLAVPLFELYDNVQRYGPVISTIPQQLSRFQFNMIAK, from the exons ATGGTGACTTCATCGGTGGTGAACACGTACCCACTGTCAAGCTACACCTTCGGCACCAAAGAGCCCAAGATGGAAAAAGACACCTCCGTCGCTGATCGCCTCGCTCGCATGAAAGTCAA CTATATGAAGGAGGGAATGAGGACGAGTGTCGAAGGGATTTTGCTG GTACAGGAACATAACCATCCTCACATACTTCTTCTGCAAATTGGAAACACTTTCTGCAAACTTCCTGGTGGGCGTTTGAAGCCAGGAGAGAATG AAATTGAGGGCTTGAAAAGAAAGCTGACCAGCAAGCTTGGTGCTACTGTACCAGCTCTTGTGCCAGACTGGCAG ATAGGTGAATGTGTGGCTGTTTGGTGGAGGCCAAACTTTGAAACCATAATGTATCCTTATTGCCCTCCCCACATAACAAAACCTAAG GAGTGTAAGAAGCTTTTCATTGTTCACTTGTCTGAGAGGGAGTACTTTGCAGTccccaaaaatttgaaacttcttGCTGTTCCATTGTTTGAACTCTATGATAACGTTCAG AGATATGGACCAGTTATATCCACCATTCCTCAGCAACTCTCCAGATTCCAGTTCAACATGATTGCTAAATGA